In the genome of Pseudorca crassidens isolate mPseCra1 chromosome 14, mPseCra1.hap1, whole genome shotgun sequence, one region contains:
- the MCFD2 gene encoding multiple coagulation factor deficiency protein 2 — MRSLQPLRTPFLCALLWAFCALGARAEEPGASFSHPGSVGLDKSTVHDQEHIMEHLEGVVNKPEAEMSPQELQLHYFKMHDYDGNNLLDGLELSTAITHVHKEEGNEQTPMNEDELINLIDGVLRDDDKNNDGYIDYAEFAKSLQ, encoded by the exons ATGAGATCTCTGCAGCCACTCAGAACCCCCTTCCTGTGCGCCCTGCTCTGGGCCTTTTGTGCCCTGGGTGCCAGGGCCGAGGAGCCCGGGGCCAGCTTCTCCCATCCCGGCAGCGTGGGCCTGGATAAGAGCACAGTGCATGACCAAGA GCATATCATGGAGCATCTAGAAGGTGTCGTCAACAAACCAGAGGCAGAGATGTCCCCACAAGAACTGCAGCTCCATTATTTCAAAATGCATGATTATGACGGCAATAATTTGCTTGACGGCCTAGAACTCTCCACAGCCATCACTCATGTCCATAAGGAG GAAGGGAATGAACAGACACCAATGAACGAAGATGAACTGATCAACTTAATAGATGGTGTTTTGAGAGACGATGACAAGAACAATGACGGATACATTGACTATGCCGAGTTCGCAAAATCACTGCAGTAG